The segment ACCCCATCTGAATGGCGATTGCACATGGATATCATATCGGGTCCAATCCGGGCGGGCAACCACTTGAAGTGAATCGGGGGTGATTTACAACAAGCGGATTTCTCCTGTATATTAAAATCTGAACAAGTAAAGGACGTCATACCGAGGGATGCCCGGCGACGGCATCCCTCGGTATGTTGTGAAAAAGGGGAGAGATCAATGAAGCGATTGAAACCCTACCGGTTTCCATTGCTATTGTTGGCTTCCGTGGTTACAGGCAGTGTGGCGGGATGGTTTTTGGGGCCCCAATCCGCTGTCTTGAAACCCTTGGGAGACATATTTCTCAATCTGTTGTTCACGGTGGTGGTGCCGCTGGTGTTTGTCACGATCAGCAGTTCCATTGCCAATATGGGGACATTGAAACGATTGGGACGGATTATGGGTACTCTGCTGGTGGTGTTCACCCTGACCGGAATCATCGCTTCCGTGGTGATGCTGTTCAGTGTTCAGTGGTTCAATCCCGGGGAAGGTGTATCGGTGTCATTGGGCGAAGAGAAGAGTCCCGAAGAGCCACTGACTTTGTCCGAACAGATTGTTCAGGCAGTGACTGCCCCTGATTTCAAAGACCTTTTGTCCAAGGAGAACATGCTGGCCTTGATCCTGTTTGCGATGCTCTTCGGAACGGCAGTCAGTATGTCGGGGGAGAGCGGAAAGACCGTCGCCCGGGGGCTGGCGGCCTTGTCTGATGTTCTGGTCAAGTTGATCGGGGTGATCATGTGGTTTGCCCCGGTGGGGCTGGCATCCTACTTTGCTTCCCTGGTGGGGGAATTCGGCCCGAGTCTGGTGGGTTCCTATTTAAAAGCAGTGGTCATCTATTACCCTGTGGCCATTCTGTATTTCCTGGTTTTTTTCAGTTTGTATGCCTGGGTGGCGGCGGGCAGAACCGGTTTCCGGAAATTCTGGGCCAATATTTTTCCGGCTGCGGTGACCTCACTGGCCACCGGCAGCAGCGTGGCATCCATTCCTGTGAACTTGGAAGTGTCACGGAAAATCGGGGTTCCCCCGGACATCCGGGAGATGGTGATCCCGATGGGAGCCACCATCCATATGGATGGCTCCTGTCTGAGTGCCATTCTGAAGATCTCGTTTCTGTTCGGTTTGTTCCAGATGCCTTTCCATGATATGGAGGACTTCCTGACGGCGATCCTGGTTGCCATTCTTTCCGGAATGGTGATGTCGGGGGTTCCCGGCGGGGGATTCACCGGGGAACTCCTCATTGTCACCCTGTATGGATTTCCCCCGGAAGCTCTTCCGATCCTGGCAGTGCTGGGTACGGTGGTGGATCCGGTGGCCACTATGGTGAACAGTACCGGGGATACTGTCGCCGGCATGCTGGTCGCCCGCTTTGTGGAGGGGAAAGAGTGGATCCGGAAAAAATGGGAGAACGCTCTTGCGTGAGCAACAGAAAAGACTCGGCCAAAGGGCGGAGTCTTTTCTGTGTCCAACGAGAGGGCTCGGGCCGATCAGTCCCTTGGATGAGCCGCTTCATTCCAGCTCCCGGAACACCCCGATCACTTTGCCGAGGATGGTCACCTCCGGTAACCAGATCGGATCCATGGTATCGTTTTCAGGCTGCAGTCGGATCATGTTTTTCTCTTTGTAGAAGCGCTTGACAGTGGCTTCGTTCTCGGGGGTCATGGCCACAATCATATCTCCGTTGTCCGCCGTTTTTTGTTGGCGGACCACGACATAATCCCCATCCATCACTCCGGCGTTGATCATACTGTTTCCACGAACAGACAGGATAAACACAGAATCGTCAGGACTGACCATCCGACGGGGAACGGGAAAATATTCTTCCACATTTTCCACGGCGGTGATGGGCTCCCCGGCTGTCACTTTTCCAACCAAGGGGACCATCATCGTCTGGGAGGAAAGATCGGGAATCAGGTCATGATCTTGATCCAGCACTTCGATGGCCCGGGGTTTGGTTGGATCCCGTCGGATCAGTCCTTTTTTTTCCAGTCGGTTGAGGTGGCCATGAACGGTGGAACTGGAGGCCAGTCCAACCGCTTCCCCGATTTCGCGGACAGAGGGGGGATATCCCTTCTTCCGCACTTCCTGTTTTATATAGTCCAAGATGGCCTGTTGACGTGAAGATAATTGACTCAAACGACTCATCCCCTTTCCTAGGCTCCCGGTCTCGCTGATGAGTTATTTTCTACAGTATACATGATGTTCGGCAAAAGAACAAACATCAGTTCGAATTCCGCCTTGACAGAACATATATTCCCATCATAAACTGATCCTGACTCACATAGCTTGTACCAAATTCCACCGGGGGGCGATCCCATGTCCAGAATCCGTCGATCGGTTTTTGTTGCCGCATCGCTTGTACCCGTTGTCGCCTTTGGCTTTTGGTTTCAAGGGATGGGGAATGTGGATGGACAGACTCCATACCGCGTGATTCAAGTCCAATCCGGGGATACCTTATGGGAGCTGGCGGGAAAACACGGGGATCCGGGACGGGATGTGCGGGAGACCATCGAAGTGATCCGGAATGTGAACGGACTGAAGGACAGTCATCTCATGCCCGGTCAGAAATTGAAGATTCCGGCGAGAGTCAAAGAAGAGGCCCGCAACGATTGAGGGGCCTCTTCTTTGACAAGGTCAACGGTACCGGATATAGGTGATCTCTTTTTTCAAATCCCCCAATCCTTCCATGGCATGAAGAACGATGACCGGTACGATATCGTCCTTGGTGGAGTCGGATAGGGCCAGTTTCACCAGTTTGATATCATGATAGATGAAGGAAAAATCCATTCGATGGACGACGTCTTTCGAATGAATGGATTCGTCCACCCGGTGCAGGTCGTGGCTCAGCTTACTCAACTTGTCGATCAGACGTTGTTTCATCTCCCGACTCAGCTTGTAATTGGAGTAGTTCTCCATGGTGATCTTGTATGTGTCAGAAATCTCGTCGAGGATCTTCAACCCTTTTTCTTCTTCAAACCGGTCGATATAGTTTTGTGTCCGAACTTGCTGGTACCAAGAGTTGGATACCAGGGTTGCGAGGATGACGAACAGATAGATCAGTCCCATGCGTGAAATGGACTTCCACTTTTCGTTCACATGGTCCCCTCCCGCTTGCGCTCCTTTGTCCCTATGTATATGGACAGGGGGGGAAGGTTAGCACAAGGGAAGGGGAAAAGCGCATTTGAAGATCCCCCGCGCGACGGACAGAAGACCACAAAACAAGCCCCATGAAGGGGCTTGTCGTTTAGCGGTATCCGAGATAGTGGAGAGTATCCTGGACCGACTGTTTGCCTTGATCGATGCAATCGGGGATCCCGATCCCTCCATAGGAGGCCCCGACGGGAAAAAATCCGGGCAATTGATGGCGACAGGTTTCCTCCAACCGCTTTAACCAGTCGGTATGACCCACGGTATACTGAGGCATCGCTTCCCGCCAGCGGGTGATATGGGTGAATGTCGGAG is part of the Kroppenstedtia eburnea genome and harbors:
- a CDS encoding dicarboxylate/amino acid:cation symporter, which translates into the protein MKRLKPYRFPLLLLASVVTGSVAGWFLGPQSAVLKPLGDIFLNLLFTVVVPLVFVTISSSIANMGTLKRLGRIMGTLLVVFTLTGIIASVVMLFSVQWFNPGEGVSVSLGEEKSPEEPLTLSEQIVQAVTAPDFKDLLSKENMLALILFAMLFGTAVSMSGESGKTVARGLAALSDVLVKLIGVIMWFAPVGLASYFASLVGEFGPSLVGSYLKAVVIYYPVAILYFLVFFSLYAWVAAGRTGFRKFWANIFPAAVTSLATGSSVASIPVNLEVSRKIGVPPDIREMVIPMGATIHMDGSCLSAILKISFLFGLFQMPFHDMEDFLTAILVAILSGMVMSGVPGGGFTGELLIVTLYGFPPEALPILAVLGTVVDPVATMVNSTGDTVAGMLVARFVEGKEWIRKKWENALA
- the lexA gene encoding transcriptional repressor LexA — encoded protein: MSQLSSRQQAILDYIKQEVRKKGYPPSVREIGEAVGLASSSTVHGHLNRLEKKGLIRRDPTKPRAIEVLDQDHDLIPDLSSQTMMVPLVGKVTAGEPITAVENVEEYFPVPRRMVSPDDSVFILSVRGNSMINAGVMDGDYVVVRQQKTADNGDMIVAMTPENEATVKRFYKEKNMIRLQPENDTMDPIWLPEVTILGKVIGVFRELE
- a CDS encoding LysM peptidoglycan-binding domain-containing protein translates to MSRIRRSVFVAASLVPVVAFGFWFQGMGNVDGQTPYRVIQVQSGDTLWELAGKHGDPGRDVRETIEVIRNVNGLKDSHLMPGQKLKIPARVKEEARND